Proteins from one Argopecten irradians isolate NY chromosome 15, Ai_NY, whole genome shotgun sequence genomic window:
- the LOC138309111 gene encoding discoidin-2-like, whose translation MKTVLQLFGLISQANMCFGCGPCDYDLVTGPNGVPDTALSASSTHHSCPIEKVRISSSQGWCPAQTGDGHYIQVEFQTTSNLKAIQTLGRGDYNQWVSSYGVNISMDGITWSSILSNGSVKVFPANNDRHTIVTNTLAGNVVAKFIRIISITGNSYRSMRLEVQGCQVTNISNTCNKWKATRGSTGDFFPIVEETNAANHGLCGLMCYRQPDCDSFVFDVSSNHCRLLKSTPDTSYATVDLENVWYFMKHDN comes from the exons ATGAAGACTGTGCTTCAGCTTTTTGGTCTCATTTCACAGGCAAATATGTGTTTTG GATGCGGTCCTTGTGACTACGATTTGGTAACCGGGCCTAATGGGGTACCTGACACTGCTTTATCAGCTTCATCTACTCATCACTCTTGTCCTATAGAGAAAGTCAGGATCAGTAGTTCCCAAGGGTGGTGTCCAGCCCAAACCGGAGACGGacattatatacag gTCGAGTTCCAGACCACATCAAACTTGAAAGCCATACAGACATTAGGAAGGGGAGATTACAACCAGTGGGTATCATCATATGGCGTCAATATTAGCATGGACGGCATTACCTGGAGTTCCATATTATCAAACGGCTCTGTTAAG GTGTTTCCAGCGAATAATGACAGACATACAATCGTAACTAACACGTTGGCAGGGAATGTGGTTGCTAAATTCATCCGGATAATATCAATCACCGGAAACTCCTACCGATCCATGAGGCTGGAAGTACAGGGGTGTCaagtaacaaatatttcaa ATACTTGTAATAAATGGAAAGCAACTCGTGGATCTACAGGTGACTTTTTTCCAATCGTTGAGGAGACGAACGCAGCCAACCACGGATTATGTGGCCTGATGTGTTACAGACAGCCAGATTGTGACAGTTTCGTCTTTGATGTTAGCTCAAATCATTGTAGGTTACTGAAATCAACCCCTGATACGTCATATGCTACAGTAGACTTAGAAAATGTTTGGTATTTTATGAAACATGATAATTAA